TTTTACCGGTATCTTTTTCACTAGCTTTTGTTCAATAAACAGCAAAGATGTTATCAAAAAGCCGCTTAACACAAAAAAAACATCTACACCCAATTTACCAATCAGTTGCACCGCCTCATGGTGCCAGATATTAGGATAACCCTTTGTAGATTTAAGTTGTTCTGTATGATGGATTACAACTATCAATGCAGTAAGGCCTCGTAAAAAATTAAGATTAGGGTAGTGTACCTTCTCCATACTAATCTGTCAGGCTAAAAACTGACCTATCTGTTGTTCTGTAAATTTTATTATATGTTGCCGATGCTCATAAAATTGTTTATACCACTGTATGGTATTTTCTACTGCCTCTAAAGCATTATATTGAGGCAACCAGCTTAATTGCCCGGCGGCTCTATTAATATCTAATTTAAGCAACCCTGCCTCATGCGGCTGATTGGGACTTTGATTAATAAAATACTCACCGCTTCCCCAAGCCTGGATAGCCATTTCAACCATCTTGCTCACTGGCAACGCATCCGTTACCACGGGACCAAAGTTATAAGCCTGTGCAAACTGTTGGGGATGAGTATTTAATTTTGCGCCCAATAGCAGATAACCTCCCAGCGGTTCCATCACATGCTGCCATGGCCGCACCGCATCAGGGTTACGTATCTCAATACGTTCATTACCAATCAGCGCCCTGACAATATCGGGTATCAATCTGTCTTTAGACCAATCACCCCCGCCTATTACATTGCCTGCCCGCCCTACCGCAATGGCCTTTTGATGCTGCTGATAGGTATTGATATTGAAAAATGAGTTACGATACGAATCTATAACCAACTCTGCACAGGCTTTGCTGGCGCTGTAAGGGTCATATCCGCCTAAACGATCCTCTTCATGATAGGGTCGCTCCCATTCGTAATTATGATACACTTTATCTGTTGTGATGAGTACACAGTCACAACGCTTGTTGAGTTGTGCCACCGCGTCCAGCAGATTAGCGGTACCTATGGCATTAACCTCAAAAGTTTCGGCAGGTTTTTGGTAGGACAAGCGCACCAAAGGTTGTGCCGCCAGATGAAAAATAAAATCAGGCTGAAAATTTAAAACCGCGGCTTTCAGGCCTGCACTATCGCGCAGATCGGCAATTACAGAATGACATAAACTATCGCCTTGCAATACTTCATATAAGTTGGGTTGTTGTAGCGGTTCAAGCGCATATCCCATTATTTCCGCTCCCAACATGTGCAATATTTTCAGGAGCCAAGCGCCTTTAAAACCTGTGTGCCCCGTAAGAAAAACCTTTTTGCCGGCGTATACGCGTTTTAGTTCATTAATCATTATTACCAGATTTTCCAGGGTGCACGGCCATTATCCCACATTGCATTCAAATCATACTTATCTTTCAGAGTATCCATAGGCTGCCAAAAACCATGATGCCTGTAAGCACTCATCCTGCCGGTTTGTGCAATCTTTTCTAATGGCTCCCGCTCCCAGATGGTGGCATCTCCATGATTAATAAAATCAAAAACCTGTGGCTCGCAAACAAAAAATCCGCCGTTAATCCATGAGCCGTCACCCTTGGGTTTTTCTATAAATGAGTTTACTTTATCGCCAGGTCCCATGTTCAACGCACCAAATTTACCCGAGGGCTGTATGGCCGTAACCGTAAGCAGATTATTATTTTGCTGATGATACTCCATCAACTGACTGACATTGATATCTGCCACGCCATCACCATAAGTAAGCATAAAAGGCTCATTGCCAATATGGGGTTGTATGCGCTTAATACGGCCACCGGTCATAGAGTCATTACCTGTATCAACCAGGGTAATCCTCCATGGCTCGGCTTGTGAATCGTGCACCTCTACTGAATTATTTTTTAAGTCGATGGTTACATCAGACTTGTGGAGGAAATAATTGGAGAAAAACTCCTTGATGATGTACCCTTTGTAACCGAGACAAATCACAAAATCATTAAAGCCGTAGGCCGAATAGATTTTCATGATATGCCACAAAATGGGCATACCTCCAATTTCAACCATCGGTTTGGGTTTGATCCCGGTTTCTTCAGATAGCCTGGTGCCAAGGCCACCGGCAAGCAGTACAACTTTCATTTAGTAGATTTTTGACAAAACATATCACTTCCCCGGCTGGCCGGTTATTATAATTATGGCTGATGACAATCAGCCATTTTTTCATAAATACCTGATGATGTTTTTGTTATCTATAAAAAAGACTCAAAAACAACCAACTCTATGTCTCCCTGCGCCTTACAAATGTAATGACCGATTGTTAATATGAAGAACACGACTTATACAATTGTCTGTTTTTTATAAAAAATCAGTGCAAGACGGTATTATTGCCGCCAATGAATTAAAATGCCGAAATTTGCAGCTGTTAAATATAGTTTCTCATGATCAACTACTTTGAATTTTACGATATACCTGAATCATTTAACCCCGACGAAGCACTCCTGAAAAAAAAATTCTATGCGCTGAGCAAACAATATCATCCTGACTTTTATGCTACCGAAAGCGACGAACGCCAGCAGGAAATTCTGGAACTTTCTACCATCAACAACAAGGCTTACCATACCCTTAACGATCCAAATAAGCGACTGGAATACATTTTACGTGCCCACGGACTGGTAAATGAGGGCGCAAAACCACAATTGCCCGCAGATTTTTTAATGGAAATGATGGACATTAATGAGCGACTGATGGAAGTGGATGATGCCGAAACGCTGGCCAGCATAAGTGCTGAGGCTCTGGCTGTTGAAGACGACCTAAGCAAGCAATTAGCCGTACTTACCCACAACTTTGACCAGCTAGATGACGACACCGCACGAGAGGATCGGCTAAATAAAATTGCAGAAATTTACTATAGACAAAAATATTTGTTGCGGATTAAAGAGAGTTTAGATACATTTGCAGCCCGGTTCTGAAAGGAACACTACCGAACCAGTTGCCCAGATGGCGGAATCGGTAGACGCGTTGGTCTCAAACACCAATGGCTGCAAGGCCGTGCCGGTTCGACCCCGGCTCTGGGTACTGAAGGAAACAACCACATGTGGTTGTTTTCTTTTTTTATGGCCATAAAAATCTCAGCATAGGTGATTTTGAACCATATAACCACAAAAAAACTGTAAATCAATTAATTAAAACCAATACTACAGTCAGGTTTAATAGCCAATCGGTCTTTCTACACGGGCAGTGTTACGTTTTGTGCCTTGCTGATATATGGCATTGCTGCAGCAAAAACACAAAGTATCCTTATAAGGAATTGTATTCTCATTGTTTTTCTTTCAAATGAGCAGGTAAGAGGTTACCGGCTGTTACAATGTTGCTACTGTTATTTGCTCCCACAAAAGCCCCGGCGTTACCCGCAGCCTTATTGTTACTGATATTGGCGCCGTTTACATTGTTCAGGCTGATAATGGCCTGGCTGCCATTGGTTGAAGGTATATTACAAGCACTGATGCTGAGATTCTTACCATCTTCAAAAATTATTGCGGGGCGCATATCATTATTTTTAAGACTAAAGTTGACATTCTTCAACGTTACTCCCTCTACATGCCGCGCCCACAAGCCATATGCCGGTATAGTTGGGCCGAAAGTTTTTACTTCCGGGTATTTATCAATGGCCTCAGGTACGGTAACAGCTGCATCTGGCAACGTACCGCCACCCGCCAGCTGGATCTCAATATCCTGAAGTACAAGCCCCTTTACAGGATGCCCAGGCACACCGGTGATCAATACCCCTGACGGCGGTTTTAATTGGGCGGTATCTGCCGCCTGTGCCTTTATGTTACGAATAATCACATCTTGCAGCATTCCGGTCGGTTGCTGCGTATCCTTTTCTTTGCGGAAAACACTTAGACGCGAGCCTAAACGGATCAAAATTGGTGTCTTTACGTTCACCATCGTAATATCCGATATCGTTATCCGCTGCAAGTGCGCACCATCTACAGAAAGAAGTTTGATGCCCCCGTTATTGGTATCATAGATATAACAATTACTGATGCTGATATCCTGAAATGCAGCCATAGATTCGGTCCCCATTTTGATGGCGCCTTGTCCGCTTTTTAATTTCAAGTTGCTAACCGTAATGTTGCTGCAGGGCATTTTACTGGATGTGGTTTTGAAACACAGCGCATCATCGCCGCTTTCCACATCGCAGTTTTTGATGATTACCCGTTGGCACCCATCAACATCAATCCCATCGTTATGCGCCACCCCCCGGCTTTGGATCTTGATATCATGAATGCTCACATCCCGGCACTGGAAATAGTGCGATGTCCAGGCAGCGGCATATTTTAAAGTTACACCGCTTACCTGCACCTGCTCGCAACGTACCAGGCGCAATAAAAACGGTCGTCGCCCCCAGCGCTGGCCTTCCGGACGGGTATCTGTGAGTATTTGCCGCTCTTTCAGCTCTGATCCACGGCCGTCAATCACCCCCTCGCCTTCTATACCAATGTTTTTAACATCCACGCCAACCACTAATGCCCACCCCACATGAATACCCAAACCTTCTGTAAACGGATCAAGATTCTGGTAATCATTCACATCCGTACTACCCAACAATACTGCGCCCTTCTGCAAACTCAGCGTCACGTTATTTTTCAGAGCGATGGTACCCGACAGGAATTGCCCACCCGGAAAAATGACCTTACCACCACCCGTCGCCGCGCAATGATCAATGGCCTTCTGTATAGCTGCCGAGTTGAGCGTCTTGCCATCGCCAACGGCACCGAATTTTACAATATCAGTGTCATTTGCCCGACACAATGCCGGACAAAGCAGCACGCCCAGCAGGCACAGGGCCAGCCAGGCGCGCTTTTCGTTACTTCTTTGCATTTTTATCACTCTTTTCAAAACGCAACATCTCGCTACCGGCCAGCAGGAACGGACCGAGACCATGGGTATCATTCAACTCCTTCGGACGGGTGTAATAAAACGCAATAGCCTCATCCATATTAGTGCCAATGCACACGTCCTGCAGTTCGCCATCAGCGGTTAGTTTGGCGGCTAAGCCTTTCCAGCCTTCGCGGGCAATAGATATGTATTTGGCAGGTATCCAACCTTCGTTAACGGCACGGGCCACCGCGTAAGTATACATTGCTGTCACTGATGATTCTAAATATGAATCTGGTTTATCCAGCAATTGGTGCCACAAACCGGTTTGATCCTGATAACGGGCAAAACCTACAATCTGGCGCAGCAGTAGTTTAATCAGCTCCGCACGTTTAGGGTGATTGGCAGGCAGGTTGGCCAATAGCTCTGTTTGTGCAACGGCCAACCAACCATTAGCGCGGCCCCAATGCCCTACCCCATTCATATCTACATCGGTATAGTAATTATGCCAGAAAAGGCCGCTCGGTGCATCATATAGGTAATGATTAAAATTTTCTACCTGCTTAATGGCATCATCAAAATATTTTTTATCGCCGGTAAGCTTACCCATACGTGCCAGGAATGGTACGCTCATATACAAATCATCAGCCCATAAGGTGTTGGTGCGTGGCTGCGGGCGGCAAAGCGTACCATCAGCCAAACGCAATTGCTTAGTAAGAATATAGTTTGCTGCACGATCAAGATAGGCGCGATAATCTGCACGATTATCAAAAGCATAAACATCCATTAACCCGGCCGACATGGCGCCGCAGGCATCCAGGTTACCCATACTGTACACCGCACCATATTCTACCTTGGGTGTTTTGGCTTTGTACAGGGTCTCAAAATATGGCAGGTTATCAAAAATAAAGGCATAGTTGTGCCTGCTGTAATCAGAATACTTTTTATCGCCCAAAACCTGTGCTGCACGCATCATGCCGGTGGCCAGCACCCCGTTGGGGTACATCCATTTATTATAGCGACTATCAGCCTTAACATCGGGCGATGACGCCAGACCTTTGGTAGTGGCCACCGTTTCTTTAGTAGTGGTGTTAACAAATTTAAATGTTGTACCGGCCACAACATGATCGGCAAGGCGGCGCACCATCTCCTCAGTATTAGTAGCGGGCGATTGCGCAAATACTGTTACAGAGCAGGCCATGAGCAGTAAAGAGAATATTTTTTTCATTATTGAATATTTTAAAATGACTTGATCGTTATCGTTCAAAAAGACTTACTATTTTTTGTTTGCCGCACGTGCGGTCTTTACCTGAGCCACGGTAACAGGCGCTGCCTTATTGCCAAAATTGCGGCGAACATAGGTGAGCACATCAGCAATTTGCTGATCGGTCAGAAAGTTATGTGGCGGCATGTTGTTGGAGTACGACTCGCCATCTATATCCACATTTTGCATAAAGCCGTTCAATACCACTTTGATGAGCTTGCGGCTATCGCCCAGTACGTAGGTTGTTTTGATCAGCGGCGGATTCATGTTGGGTACCCCACCCCCGTCAGCCTGGTGGCAGGAAAGACAGTATTGCGTGTACACTTGTTGCCCGCGTGCTATAGAAGCTGCTGGCGATGGAGCTGTTTTAGTTTTTTTTTGCGCCATAACAAATAAGGGCGCCATTAATAAAAGCAGGACAAATATTCTTTTCATTGATGTGGTTATTTTTTTGTGTAGATGATGCGATAGATGGTGCCTTTAACATCGTCGGTTACATAAAGCGAGCCATCGGCACCCATGGCCAGTCCAACTGGGCGATGCTGTGCATTGCGGCCGCCTTTGGCCGTATTTTCTGCCGAGCCTGAAAAATTATCGGCAAATATTTCCCAATCGCCGTAAGGCTTACCGTCTTTAAACGGCTGGAACACTACGCAATAACCCTTTTGTGGCTCAGGTGCGCGATTCCAGGAACCATGAAAGGCAATGAATGCTCCATTGCGGTATTTTTCCGGAAACATTTTACCGGTGTAGAACAGCAGGCCATTAGGCGCCATGTGGCCGGGAAAAGCAACAGCCGGATCGATGTATTTGGCATCGGCTTCTTTTTTGCCATCGCCACCATACTCCGGAGCCTGGATCTTTTTATGCTGCAACTGATCATAATACATGAAAGGGAAACCCGCGTTATCGCCTTTCTTTAATGCGTACATACACTCTGCGGGTAATTCTGCCGAGCGTTTCACGTCATACAATTCAGGCCATGAGCTATTCAGGTTATCCCGGCCGTGCTGCATCACAAAAAGCTGATTATCTTGCTGGTTCCAATCCAACCCCACTACGTTACGCAAACCGGTGGCATAGCACACACCATCCTTGTAAGTTTGATTTTGCTTATCGGCCCTGAACTGCCAGATTCCGCCCGCCGAATCCAGCAACGGGCAACCAGGGATGCCGGGCGAATGCAGCCCACGATCTTCCACCTGGCAGGCGCTGAGTGGCGAGCCGATGTTGACGTAGATATTGCCATCGTTATCCAGCACCAGCGATTTGGTTTCGTGCTGCCGGCCGGCTTTCAGGCCGGTAACCAGCCGCTCTGGCCGTAAGGTATCCATCACCTTATTTTGTGCATCCAGCTTGTAGCGAAAGATTTCGGTGTTTGATGATGCATACAGATAACCATCTTTAATATAGATTCCGGTACCGCCATAATTGCCAAAGCCGCTGGTTACTGTTGCTTTGCCGTTGGCACCTTCATGCAATACCATAATGCCCTTGCCATTTTTGGGTTTGGCCAGTTTTACATAGACCTCTCCCTGAGGTGTTACGCTAATGTGCCGGGCTTTGGCATCCAGCGTAGCCACTTTTAGAGCACCGAAACCTTCTGGGAGTTTTAACCCTGCATCGTCCGCATCTGGTACAGGGTCTGTTGCAGATGGCAAACCGTTAAAGGCCAGGATACCCACTATCAGCATCACCGGTAAAACGTAGCGAATAAATGGCTTGATCATTATTGTATTTCCTTTCTGGTTACGCCGGCCAGCTTGGTATTAGCAATATTGACACTATTGAAGATATTGAGGCCTTTTACATTGTTAAGTACGAACGTTGGCACGCCACTAGCCTTCTGCGCGCGGATGCGTTGAAAATCGGCACCGTTAACGTTGTCCAGAATAAATGGTGGGCGTTGGTCTTCGGTAAGATAGCTTACCTGTACATCATTCATTTTCAGATCGGTTACATTGCGGATAAAGAACCCGTAGGATGGCATTACGCCAAATTGATACGGCTCCGGGTAACCTTTTTCCAGGGCAGGTACTTCGCGCTTGGCCTGTTCTGCCGTGCCGCCGCCTTTGTAGTAGATGCGGATATTATTCAGCGTTAAATCATTAATATCATTTCCGGGCACACCGCTGATAATAGCACCGTGACGGGAATCAGCATTATAAACCACCACGTTGCTGATGATAACGCGGGTACATGTACCTACTTTCATATCGGCCGGTGCGCGCATACGGGCACCCAGGCGCACAAAAATCGGCGCATTAACAATATCGCGCATGGTGATGTTGTTAATGGTTACATCCTCCAGCAGCGCACCATCAACCGTTTCCAGGGCCAGGCCACGGCAATAAGTAAACACGCAATTAGAAATAGTAATGTTGCGGAACCCGCCGTTAGACTCTGTACCAAATTTGATCCTGCCGGTTGGGTTACCGTCTGAATATTTCTTTTCATTACGCTTAAAGGTGCCATCCAGAAAACTGCCCTCGTCAAAACCGCTTACCTGGCAATTGGTGATGGTCACGTTTTCAGTTGGGCGGGCATAGCCAAGACCGTAGCTGCTTTTTAGGCATATGCCATCATCATAAGGTGAATTAACGCTGCAATCGGAAATGCGTACGTTCTGGCAACAGTCTATATCCATACCATCGCGGTTGGTATCCATTTTCACGTTGTTTACGGTGAAATTATCTATGCCCGTAGCCAGGATGCCGAACCAGCCGCCATGCAGAATAGAAATGTCTTTAATGATTACATTATGGCAATTGCGCAAGCTAATGGATTTGTTAGGGCGTTTATCGTCATCCCCTTTATTGCTGCGGGTTAGATCTTTACCCCAAATGGTGCCTTGGCCGGTAATAGAGATATCATGCAGGTTTTCGCCCCATATCAAACTATTATGCCAATGGCGATGACCATAATCCTGGTAAGGGTTATCGGTAGATTGTTTTTCGGGCTCGTCATAACCGGCTTCGGGAGTTGGTGGTGCGGCAATAATAGTAGCGCCTTGCTCCAGGTTTAACGAAATATTGTTTTTAAGGCGAATGGAACCAGTCAAATAATTGCCTGCCGGAAAATTAACGGTGCCTCCTCCGTGGGCTGCGGCCTCGTCTATAGCCTGGTTAATGGCTTTAGTATCGATGCTTTTACCATCACCTTTAGCACCGTAGGCGGTAACATTATAGCCCGCGCTGCCTTTGCTTTGCCCCAGCGCTGCGAAGGCGGCCAGGTTAAGCGTTAATAAAAATGTTTTCAGATAGTGCTTTGTGTTCATTAAAATGAGCTTTACAGATATTACTAGGGTTATATTAAACTGGTTTATTAAGCCTGCAGCGGCCCCGGCTGGCCCGGGGCGCTGTGCTACAAACTACCCGGTAACCACTCCGGGAATTGAGAGAATCTTTAAACATTAGTTCCAGTTAGGAAAATAGCGGCTGTTGTCATACTTCGGCCCGGTAATGGTACCATCAATTTGCGTTTGCGGGATGGGCCTCAACACATGGAAATTCTTAATGTTGGGGCCTGCATCTGTGTTGTGCTTTTTTACACGGGCTAACAGTGTGCCGGTACGCATCAAATCCTGCCAGCGGCAAAGCTCACCGCACATTTCGCGGGCGCGTTCATCCAGAATAAAATCGAGGTTTACATCAGCTGCTGTGATATCCATAGCCGCCACGTTGCCCGATGGATAGGCCGCCCGCTCACGGATAGCATTGATGAACGGAACGGCTTCATTCGGCCTGCCATCTTGCAGTAATGCCTCGGCCGCAATCAAATAAGTTTCTGCCAGACGGTAAATGATGATGGGTCTTACAGACGGCGCATTTAAGTCGGTACGCTTATCATCATAATACTTCAACATGGTTGGATACAGTGTGTTTACGTATTTGCTTGGCGGAACAACCTGGTAACGGTATTTAGCAATTTGCGCTGCTGTTAGTTCAATACCTGGCATATAAATGGCAGTATCGCCCACTTTAAATTTGGGTTGCTTGTTGGCATCCAGGGGCAGATTAGCCGGATTATTGGCTATCCAAACGGATTGAAAGGTTTTAAAATAACGGGTATCATTGGTTTTGTCCTTAAAAGCGGTGTCGGTAAGCCAGCGGGTAGGCATTACACGAGCATACGGGCGACCGTAGTAAATATCGCGCTGCATGCCCGGTTGTGCCTCGTAGCGAGGTACAAACAGGTGTACGTACAGGTTATCAGGCCCGCTGTTGTTCTGTGTAGGCGAGCCATTATAAGCCGAGCTAGTGGTATGCTGCACCGTCCACAGCACTTCGGTATTGGCTTCATTGCCTTCGGCATATACTTTGCCAAAATCCTGCAACAGTTTTACACCGTTGGCTGGCGCAACGGTATTAATAACGCTGGCTGCGGTACTGGCCGCGTTTTTAAAATCGTCGGACTGCTTAACGCTTGAATAGCCGCGGGTTAGGTAAACCTTGGCCAAAACGTGCATAGCTGCAATTTTGGTGGCCTTTCCGGCCAGCACATTCGCGGTTTGCGGACTGGCCGGTAAACCTGCAATTGCATCATTCAGATCCTGGATGATGAGATCATAGGCATCAGCCAGTTTATCGCGAGTGGCCGAAAGGGTTGGCGCGCTCTGGAAATGTTTGTTTACGGTTACATCGGCCCAGTTCTGCACCAGAATAAAATAGTAGTTGGCGCGCAAAAATTTGGCCTCAGCTGTCATCTCCGCCTTAGTTGCGGCATCCATACCTGTTAGCGCAGGCAGGTAATCAATCAAACCGTTACAGGTATTTATAAAAGTGTAACAGTTTTTCCAGATACCGGCCACCGTACCGTCCGACGTATTGAAACCGCTGCTATAACGTACCAGTGAGCCGGTGCCATCTACCCCGGCCTGAAATTCGTCTGTGCCTCCTACCGACATTTCAAAGTAAGTATCCGGGCCATAAATGGTGCGAAAACCGGCATAAGCCGCATCCAGACCAGCCTGAATGCCCTGCTGGGTGGTAAAGAAACCCGGAGTTAGGTTAGATATAGGATGCTCTTCTAATTTTTTATTACAGCTGGTCCAAACAACGGCCAGCAGCACACAGACAATGATGGTATAGCTATTTATCTTTTTCATATCTACGTTGTCTTTTTTAGAGTGTTAAATTCAAACCGAACAAAAAGGAATACTTGGCGGGTGTATCTTCAGCCAGCTTTCCTGACGATTCTGGGTCGATACCATTAAAGTTGTTCACGTAAGGCGAGAAAAGGATAAACGGATTCTGCACTGTAGCATAAACCTTTAAGCTATGACCGCCAATGCCGGTAAGCCACTTTTTAGGCACATTGTAACCCAGACTGATACTTCTGATTTTTAAATAAGTGCCACTGAAATAACTGAGCAACGAAGAGTAAGGCGTATTGGTAAAAGCGTTAGTAGGCTTAGGCCAGTAATTCTGATGATTGTAAGGCGTCCAGTAATCAATAGCCAGGTTATTATAGTTGCCTTGTAAAGTATTCAGGAAACTCCCGCTCTGGTAAATGGCTGAGGTTAACGTTCCGCCTACGCGATAAGCCGCTACTACGGT
This region of Mucilaginibacter yixingensis genomic DNA includes:
- the rfbG gene encoding CDP-glucose 4,6-dehydratase, which codes for MINELKRVYAGKKVFLTGHTGFKGAWLLKILHMLGAEIMGYALEPLQQPNLYEVLQGDSLCHSVIADLRDSAGLKAAVLNFQPDFIFHLAAQPLVRLSYQKPAETFEVNAIGTANLLDAVAQLNKRCDCVLITTDKVYHNYEWERPYHEEDRLGGYDPYSASKACAELVIDSYRNSFFNINTYQQHQKAIAVGRAGNVIGGGDWSKDRLIPDIVRALIGNERIEIRNPDAVRPWQHVMEPLGGYLLLGAKLNTHPQQFAQAYNFGPVVTDALPVSKMVEMAIQAWGSGEYFINQSPNQPHEAGLLKLDINRAAGQLSWLPQYNALEAVENTIQWYKQFYEHRQHIIKFTEQQIGQFLA
- the rfbF gene encoding glucose-1-phosphate cytidylyltransferase, giving the protein MKVVLLAGGLGTRLSEETGIKPKPMVEIGGMPILWHIMKIYSAYGFNDFVICLGYKGYIIKEFFSNYFLHKSDVTIDLKNNSVEVHDSQAEPWRITLVDTGNDSMTGGRIKRIQPHIGNEPFMLTYGDGVADINVSQLMEYHQQNNNLLTVTAIQPSGKFGALNMGPGDKVNSFIEKPKGDGSWINGGFFVCEPQVFDFINHGDATIWEREPLEKIAQTGRMSAYRHHGFWQPMDTLKDKYDLNAMWDNGRAPWKIW
- the hscB gene encoding Fe-S protein assembly co-chaperone HscB, which encodes MINYFEFYDIPESFNPDEALLKKKFYALSKQYHPDFYATESDERQQEILELSTINNKAYHTLNDPNKRLEYILRAHGLVNEGAKPQLPADFLMEMMDINERLMEVDDAETLASISAEALAVEDDLSKQLAVLTHNFDQLDDDTAREDRLNKIAEIYYRQKYLLRIKESLDTFAARF
- a CDS encoding glycosyl hydrolase family 28 protein, coding for MQRSNEKRAWLALCLLGVLLCPALCRANDTDIVKFGAVGDGKTLNSAAIQKAIDHCAATGGGKVIFPGGQFLSGTIALKNNVTLSLQKGAVLLGSTDVNDYQNLDPFTEGLGIHVGWALVVGVDVKNIGIEGEGVIDGRGSELKERQILTDTRPEGQRWGRRPFLLRLVRCEQVQVSGVTLKYAAAWTSHYFQCRDVSIHDIKIQSRGVAHNDGIDVDGCQRVIIKNCDVESGDDALCFKTTSSKMPCSNITVSNLKLKSGQGAIKMGTESMAAFQDISISNCYIYDTNNGGIKLLSVDGAHLQRITISDITMVNVKTPILIRLGSRLSVFRKEKDTQQPTGMLQDVIIRNIKAQAADTAQLKPPSGVLITGVPGHPVKGLVLQDIEIQLAGGGTLPDAAVTVPEAIDKYPEVKTFGPTIPAYGLWARHVEGVTLKNVNFSLKNNDMRPAIIFEDGKNLSISACNIPSTNGSQAIISLNNVNGANISNNKAAGNAGAFVGANNSSNIVTAGNLLPAHLKEKQ
- a CDS encoding glycoside hydrolase family 105 protein → MKKIFSLLLMACSVTVFAQSPATNTEEMVRRLADHVVAGTTFKFVNTTTKETVATTKGLASSPDVKADSRYNKWMYPNGVLATGMMRAAQVLGDKKYSDYSRHNYAFIFDNLPYFETLYKAKTPKVEYGAVYSMGNLDACGAMSAGLMDVYAFDNRADYRAYLDRAANYILTKQLRLADGTLCRPQPRTNTLWADDLYMSVPFLARMGKLTGDKKYFDDAIKQVENFNHYLYDAPSGLFWHNYYTDVDMNGVGHWGRANGWLAVAQTELLANLPANHPKRAELIKLLLRQIVGFARYQDQTGLWHQLLDKPDSYLESSVTAMYTYAVARAVNEGWIPAKYISIAREGWKGLAAKLTADGELQDVCIGTNMDEAIAFYYTRPKELNDTHGLGPFLLAGSEMLRFEKSDKNAKK
- a CDS encoding cytochrome c, whose translation is MKRIFVLLLLMAPLFVMAQKKTKTAPSPAASIARGQQVYTQYCLSCHQADGGGVPNMNPPLIKTTYVLGDSRKLIKVVLNGFMQNVDIDGESYSNNMPPHNFLTDQQIADVLTYVRRNFGNKAAPVTVAQVKTARAANKK
- a CDS encoding sorbosone dehydrogenase family protein encodes the protein MIKPFIRYVLPVMLIVGILAFNGLPSATDPVPDADDAGLKLPEGFGALKVATLDAKARHISVTPQGEVYVKLAKPKNGKGIMVLHEGANGKATVTSGFGNYGGTGIYIKDGYLYASSNTEIFRYKLDAQNKVMDTLRPERLVTGLKAGRQHETKSLVLDNDGNIYVNIGSPLSACQVEDRGLHSPGIPGCPLLDSAGGIWQFRADKQNQTYKDGVCYATGLRNVVGLDWNQQDNQLFVMQHGRDNLNSSWPELYDVKRSAELPAECMYALKKGDNAGFPFMYYDQLQHKKIQAPEYGGDGKKEADAKYIDPAVAFPGHMAPNGLLFYTGKMFPEKYRNGAFIAFHGSWNRAPEPQKGYCVVFQPFKDGKPYGDWEIFADNFSGSAENTAKGGRNAQHRPVGLAMGADGSLYVTDDVKGTIYRIIYTKK
- a CDS encoding glycoside hydrolase family 28 protein; translation: MNTKHYLKTFLLTLNLAAFAALGQSKGSAGYNVTAYGAKGDGKSIDTKAINQAIDEAAAHGGGTVNFPAGNYLTGSIRLKNNISLNLEQGATIIAAPPTPEAGYDEPEKQSTDNPYQDYGHRHWHNSLIWGENLHDISITGQGTIWGKDLTRSNKGDDDKRPNKSISLRNCHNVIIKDISILHGGWFGILATGIDNFTVNNVKMDTNRDGMDIDCCQNVRISDCSVNSPYDDGICLKSSYGLGYARPTENVTITNCQVSGFDEGSFLDGTFKRNEKKYSDGNPTGRIKFGTESNGGFRNITISNCVFTYCRGLALETVDGALLEDVTINNITMRDIVNAPIFVRLGARMRAPADMKVGTCTRVIISNVVVYNADSRHGAIISGVPGNDINDLTLNNIRIYYKGGGTAEQAKREVPALEKGYPEPYQFGVMPSYGFFIRNVTDLKMNDVQVSYLTEDQRPPFILDNVNGADFQRIRAQKASGVPTFVLNNVKGLNIFNSVNIANTKLAGVTRKEIQ
- a CDS encoding RagB/SusD family nutrient uptake outer membrane protein, translating into MKKINSYTIIVCVLLAVVWTSCNKKLEEHPISNLTPGFFTTQQGIQAGLDAAYAGFRTIYGPDTYFEMSVGGTDEFQAGVDGTGSLVRYSSGFNTSDGTVAGIWKNCYTFINTCNGLIDYLPALTGMDAATKAEMTAEAKFLRANYYFILVQNWADVTVNKHFQSAPTLSATRDKLADAYDLIIQDLNDAIAGLPASPQTANVLAGKATKIAAMHVLAKVYLTRGYSSVKQSDDFKNAASTAASVINTVAPANGVKLLQDFGKVYAEGNEANTEVLWTVQHTTSSAYNGSPTQNNSGPDNLYVHLFVPRYEAQPGMQRDIYYGRPYARVMPTRWLTDTAFKDKTNDTRYFKTFQSVWIANNPANLPLDANKQPKFKVGDTAIYMPGIELTAAQIAKYRYQVVPPSKYVNTLYPTMLKYYDDKRTDLNAPSVRPIIIYRLAETYLIAAEALLQDGRPNEAVPFINAIRERAAYPSGNVAAMDITAADVNLDFILDERAREMCGELCRWQDLMRTGTLLARVKKHNTDAGPNIKNFHVLRPIPQTQIDGTITGPKYDNSRYFPNWN